One Chordicoccus furentiruminis DNA window includes the following coding sequences:
- a CDS encoding DMT family transporter, whose translation MQKNFIRAFMMGVLASFFFAFNFILIRSMNLGGGYFLWTACLRYLFTLPLIALVLIRKDGFAPVFSSIRKDPAKWLLWSTVGFGLFYAPLSAASVYGESWFTASIWQFTIVAGVLLTPLFGKKIPGRSLACSFVIVSGILLMQYSRIRLGVKADWPMLILTMGIATFSYPLGNRKTMQLTAGDGLTTPQRIFGMTLCSIPFWAVCSIVSFAKAGLPAPSQCLQAFLVALLAGVIATILFFHATDMVRDDPRQLAVVEATQSGEVIFTAIMGILILKDSMPDAFALVGIVIIIAGMIAGSLLT comes from the coding sequence ATGCAGAAAAACTTCATAAGGGCGTTCATGATGGGCGTCCTTGCCTCATTTTTCTTCGCCTTCAATTTTATCCTTATCCGGAGCATGAATCTTGGAGGCGGATACTTTCTGTGGACAGCCTGTCTGCGTTATCTGTTCACTCTTCCTCTTATAGCCCTGGTCCTGATCAGAAAAGATGGCTTTGCCCCGGTTTTTTCCAGCATCCGCAAAGATCCTGCAAAGTGGCTTCTGTGGAGCACGGTCGGATTCGGCCTCTTCTATGCACCTCTCTCGGCAGCATCTGTCTACGGAGAAAGCTGGTTTACGGCCTCCATCTGGCAGTTCACGATCGTCGCCGGGGTCCTTCTGACACCTCTTTTCGGAAAAAAGATCCCCGGCCGCAGCCTTGCCTGCTCCTTTGTGATCGTGTCCGGGATCCTGCTCATGCAGTATTCCCGCATCCGCCTCGGGGTCAAGGCTGACTGGCCTATGCTGATCCTCACCATGGGCATCGCCACATTCTCCTATCCTCTCGGCAACCGCAAGACCATGCAGCTGACGGCAGGCGACGGCCTGACTACACCTCAGCGCATCTTCGGAATGACCCTCTGCAGCATCCCCTTCTGGGCAGTCTGCAGCATCGTCTCTTTTGCAAAAGCCGGACTTCCCGCCCCGTCCCAGTGCCTCCAGGCTTTCCTGGTCGCCCTGCTGGCAGGAGTGATCGCGACCATCCTTTTCTTTCACGCTACGGACATGGTCAGAGATGATCCCAGGCAGCTGGCCGTAGTGGAGGCCACCCAGTCAGGAGAAGTGATCTTCACCGCCATCATGGGCATCCTCATTCTGAAAGACAGCATGCCGGATGCCTTTGCCCTTGTCGGGATCGTCATCATAATAGCAGGAATGATCGCAGGCAGTCTCCTGACATGA
- a CDS encoding ABC transporter substrate-binding protein has protein sequence MINKRWTKAMAFACSTVMALTAGIAPAVFADETEAAGDEDHVIKVGAVCAMTGGSAVYGTGAQNAIDMAVDEINSSNSEYKIEIVNGGKVADDAKDAKQAVNAYNLLKSEAPEAIVGSFFSAVTIPMAQLAAKDNMLLLATGATNVTVTQYGPTIFRNCFIDPFQGKMAAQFAQEQGYKTAAVIYAKDDDYSNGLKDAFIESAKDDGIDVVYTGECTTTDTDFTAQATEVVAAEPDFVFYPCFLDTVPLLIQQVRDAGFEGAIMGGDGWDGADTSGLEDYFTNCYFTNHYSSEDSAPAVQDFVTKYTDLYGADTLNACAALYYDAMYMLVQAAEDGGGSDTASLVKGMTGMHFSGVGGNIYLDENGDAIKPVVVNTYEDGKIKWLETIQPEGGEAGTEAE, from the coding sequence ATGATCAATAAGAGATGGACCAAGGCTATGGCTTTTGCCTGCAGCACGGTGATGGCGCTGACGGCTGGTATTGCCCCCGCAGTATTCGCCGATGAAACAGAAGCAGCGGGTGATGAAGACCACGTGATCAAGGTCGGCGCCGTCTGCGCCATGACCGGAGGCTCGGCAGTCTACGGGACCGGCGCCCAGAACGCTATCGATATGGCGGTGGACGAGATCAACAGTTCCAATTCCGAATATAAGATCGAGATCGTCAACGGCGGGAAAGTAGCAGATGACGCCAAGGACGCCAAACAGGCGGTCAATGCCTACAACCTTCTGAAATCGGAGGCCCCGGAGGCTATAGTAGGATCCTTCTTCTCTGCAGTCACTATTCCCATGGCCCAGCTGGCGGCCAAGGACAATATGCTTCTGCTTGCTACCGGAGCTACCAATGTCACGGTGACCCAGTACGGACCTACCATATTCCGGAACTGCTTCATCGATCCCTTCCAGGGCAAGATGGCGGCTCAGTTCGCTCAGGAGCAGGGCTACAAGACGGCGGCTGTGATCTACGCCAAGGATGACGACTATTCCAACGGCCTGAAGGACGCTTTCATCGAGAGCGCCAAGGATGACGGCATCGACGTCGTCTACACAGGTGAGTGCACGACCACTGACACGGACTTCACCGCACAGGCTACCGAGGTCGTCGCGGCAGAACCGGACTTCGTCTTCTATCCGTGCTTCCTTGATACCGTACCGCTTCTGATCCAGCAGGTCCGCGACGCAGGATTTGAAGGAGCGATCATGGGAGGCGACGGCTGGGACGGCGCTGATACATCAGGCCTTGAAGATTACTTCACCAACTGCTACTTCACCAACCATTATTCTTCAGAGGACTCTGCACCTGCCGTTCAGGACTTCGTGACCAAGTACACGGATCTGTACGGCGCCGATACCCTGAACGCCTGCGCAGCTCTTTACTACGACGCTATGTACATGCTGGTGCAGGCTGCCGAAGACGGCGGCGGGTCTGATACCGCTTCCCTTGTCAAGGGCATGACCGGAATGCACTTCTCAGGAGTCGGCGGAAACATCTATCTGGACGAGAATGGTGATGCGATCAAACCGGTCGTAGTCAACACCTACGAAGACGGCAAGATCAAGTGGCTCGAGACCATCCAGCCGGAGGGCGGAGAAGCCGGGACCGAGGCCGAGTAA
- a CDS encoding branched-chain amino acid ABC transporter permease, which translates to MSIFLQALVNGLNQGAIYALIALGYTMVYGILRMINFAHGDFIMVGAYTIFYTAPIMVSYGMPAWMAVLLAVVVCAIVGVLVERIAYKPVRNSGSISALITALAMSLFLENLAMVLFGPNPKTVLKIFRLPMITILGAKIQVKYLLTLGIGIAIMVLMNVFVHVTRIGKAMRAVPQDKEAATIVGIDVDRIITLTFAIGCALAAVAALMYVSTYPRCTTDMGSMMGIKAFIAAVLGGIGIIPGAMLGGLIVGLIEIFVKIYIAPGWYEAITYSILIVVLLIKPSGILGKNTGVKV; encoded by the coding sequence ATGTCCATTTTTCTGCAGGCACTGGTAAATGGGCTGAACCAGGGTGCCATCTACGCCTTGATCGCCCTGGGCTACACTATGGTCTACGGCATCCTGCGCATGATCAATTTTGCCCACGGTGATTTCATCATGGTAGGAGCTTATACGATCTTCTATACAGCCCCCATAATGGTAAGCTACGGCATGCCTGCCTGGATGGCGGTCCTGCTGGCGGTCGTCGTATGCGCCATCGTCGGAGTCCTGGTAGAACGCATAGCCTACAAACCAGTCAGAAACAGCGGATCGATCTCAGCTCTGATCACTGCCCTTGCCATGAGCCTTTTCCTTGAAAACCTTGCCATGGTCCTCTTCGGGCCGAACCCGAAGACCGTTCTGAAGATCTTCAGACTTCCCATGATCACGATCCTGGGAGCCAAGATCCAGGTCAAGTATCTGCTTACGCTGGGGATCGGGATAGCCATCATGGTCCTGATGAATGTCTTCGTACATGTGACCAGGATCGGCAAAGCCATGAGAGCAGTCCCTCAGGATAAAGAAGCAGCGACCATAGTCGGAATAGACGTAGACAGGATCATCACACTCACATTTGCAATAGGATGCGCGCTGGCGGCGGTGGCAGCTCTCATGTATGTCTCTACCTATCCCAGGTGCACGACCGATATGGGGTCCATGATGGGAATCAAGGCCTTCATTGCGGCAGTTCTGGGAGGAATCGGAATCATACCGGGAGCCATGCTGGGCGGCCTGATCGTTGGTCTGATCGAGATCTTCGTCAAGATCTACATAGCTCCGGGCTGGTATGAGGCGATCACTTACAGTATTCTGATCGTTGTCCTTCTGATCAAGCCTTCCGGCATTCTGGGCAAGAATACCGGAGTCAAAGTATGA
- a CDS encoding branched-chain amino acid ABC transporter permease, whose translation MPKSVKISSLINLAGVFALYFLFMLVFESGIFGAKTDYFKGIATTACYTIIMVTSLNLLVGIMGEFSLGHAGFMSVGAYASAVFTGTIAQSGIPDFPKFLLALVIGGLAAALTGFLVGVPALKLRGDYLCIVTVAFAEIIRVAFTNFKITGGGRTMSGIAKLSDFYWVYWVTVVCVTLMFLLIRSRFGRTVRAIREDYIAAEASGVNVTFYKVATFTISAFFAGIAGAIYAHYMTAMIPTSFNFAYSAEFLTEVIIGGAGSMTGSIIGAAFLSALPEAMRTFARYRMLAYSVVLVLVMIFRPGGIFGTWEFSLTRLLKKIFRIKTGEAGRPVKTPDADDHSGKGASA comes from the coding sequence ATGCCGAAAAGTGTAAAGATCAGTTCACTCATCAATCTGGCCGGGGTGTTTGCTCTTTATTTTCTCTTTATGCTGGTCTTTGAATCAGGAATATTCGGGGCGAAGACGGATTATTTCAAGGGAATCGCCACAACAGCATGCTACACGATCATCATGGTCACGTCTCTGAATCTTCTGGTCGGGATCATGGGAGAGTTTTCCCTGGGACATGCCGGTTTTATGTCTGTCGGCGCCTATGCGTCGGCAGTCTTCACAGGCACGATCGCCCAGAGCGGCATCCCTGACTTTCCCAAGTTTCTTCTTGCTCTTGTCATAGGCGGTCTTGCGGCGGCGCTCACAGGCTTTCTTGTCGGAGTCCCGGCTCTGAAGCTGAGAGGCGATTATCTCTGTATCGTCACAGTCGCATTTGCCGAGATCATCAGAGTCGCCTTCACCAATTTCAAGATCACCGGAGGCGGCCGCACCATGTCAGGCATAGCCAAGCTTTCCGACTTTTACTGGGTCTACTGGGTCACGGTCGTCTGCGTGACGCTTATGTTCCTGCTGATCCGTTCCCGCTTCGGACGGACGGTCCGGGCAATCCGCGAGGACTATATAGCGGCAGAAGCGTCGGGCGTAAATGTGACTTTCTACAAGGTAGCGACTTTCACCATATCCGCTTTCTTTGCCGGGATCGCCGGCGCCATCTACGCCCACTATATGACCGCCATGATCCCTACTTCCTTCAACTTTGCCTATTCGGCGGAGTTTCTGACAGAGGTCATCATAGGCGGGGCCGGTTCCATGACAGGGTCCATCATCGGGGCGGCATTCCTGTCAGCTTTGCCTGAGGCTATGCGCACATTTGCGAGGTACCGCATGCTGGCTTACTCAGTCGTCCTGGTCCTGGTCATGATCTTCAGGCCGGGAGGAATCTTCGGGACCTGGGAGTTCTCCCTGACAAGGCTGCTTAAGAAGATCTTCCGCATCAAGACAGGTGAAGCCGGAAGGCCTGTGAAGACACCTGACGCAGACGATCATTCAGGGAAGGGGGCGTCAGCATGA
- a CDS encoding ABC transporter ATP-binding protein, producing MPTLRAVHLGINFGGLKAVDDFNMEIGRSELVGLIGPNGAGKTTVFNLLTGVYKPTEGAFYLNGKKMNGKKTYQVVDEGIARTFQNIRLFKKMTVLENVKVAMNKDMQYSPLASVFRTRSYWKEEQDTDEKAMELLELVGLSGKADYIAMNLPYGQQRKLEIARALGTNMKLLLLDEPAAGMNPVETDELLDIINRIRTQFGISVLLIEHDMSLVMRVCERIQVIDYGVTIAEGTPEEIAHNPRVIEAYLGKQAEKDVLSMKDASGHVIGGAGRQTEETEDEAETSQG from the coding sequence ATCCCGACCCTGAGGGCGGTGCATCTGGGCATCAATTTCGGCGGTCTCAAGGCCGTGGACGATTTCAACATGGAGATCGGGCGGTCCGAACTGGTCGGACTGATAGGCCCGAACGGGGCCGGGAAGACCACGGTCTTCAATCTTCTTACCGGAGTCTACAAGCCCACAGAAGGAGCCTTCTACCTGAACGGGAAGAAGATGAACGGTAAGAAGACATACCAGGTAGTCGATGAAGGAATCGCAAGAACATTTCAGAACATACGTCTTTTCAAAAAGATGACGGTCCTGGAGAATGTAAAAGTGGCCATGAACAAGGACATGCAGTACTCTCCGCTTGCGTCTGTATTCCGGACGAGGAGCTACTGGAAGGAGGAGCAGGACACGGATGAGAAGGCCATGGAGCTTCTGGAGCTGGTCGGGCTCTCCGGCAAGGCTGACTATATTGCCATGAACCTGCCCTACGGCCAGCAGAGAAAGCTGGAGATCGCAAGGGCGCTGGGTACGAATATGAAACTTCTGCTGCTGGACGAGCCTGCCGCCGGCATGAACCCGGTCGAGACGGATGAGCTTCTGGATATCATCAACAGGATCCGGACCCAGTTTGGAATCTCTGTTCTTCTGATCGAGCATGATATGTCCCTGGTCATGAGAGTGTGCGAGAGGATCCAGGTCATAGACTACGGGGTCACGATCGCCGAAGGGACGCCGGAGGAGATCGCCCACAATCCCAGGGTCATAGAGGCTTATCTGGGCAAGCAGGCTGAGAAGGACGTTCTTTCCATGAAAGACGCCTCGGGGCACGTAATAGGCGGCGCCGGACGGCAGACGGAAGAAACGGAAGATGAGGCGGAAACTTCACAAGGCTGA
- a CDS encoding ABC transporter ATP-binding protein, producing MLEVKDLVVNYGAVEALKGISFNIDKGEIVTLIGANGAGKTTTMHTISGLVKAKSGSITYDGTDLLKTRPSRLVTLGIAHVPEGRHVFPDMTVDENLDMGAYSCKDKKKAEEIREDVFEKFPRLKERRRQLAGTLSGGEQQMLAVGRALMGQPSIILMDEPSMGLSPLLVEEVFSIIEEIHKAGITVMLNEQNARMALAIADRAYVLETGKITISGKARDLLQDERIRRAYLGQ from the coding sequence ATGCTGGAAGTAAAAGATCTGGTCGTAAATTACGGCGCCGTCGAGGCGCTGAAGGGAATCAGTTTTAACATAGACAAGGGGGAGATCGTCACCCTGATCGGGGCAAACGGAGCGGGGAAGACGACGACCATGCATACGATCTCCGGGCTTGTGAAGGCAAAAAGCGGGTCCATCACCTATGACGGGACCGACCTTCTGAAAACGAGACCTTCCAGACTGGTCACCCTGGGAATAGCCCATGTACCGGAAGGGCGCCATGTATTTCCCGACATGACGGTCGATGAAAACCTGGATATGGGAGCATACAGCTGCAAGGACAAGAAAAAGGCGGAAGAGATCCGGGAAGATGTCTTTGAAAAGTTCCCCAGACTGAAGGAAAGAAGAAGGCAGCTTGCGGGAACTTTATCCGGAGGCGAGCAGCAGATGCTGGCAGTCGGCAGAGCTCTTATGGGGCAGCCGTCCATCATCCTGATGGACGAACCCTCCATGGGGCTTTCGCCCCTTCTGGTGGAAGAAGTGTTCTCGATCATCGAGGAGATCCACAAGGCCGGGATCACGGTCATGCTGAATGAGCAGAACGCCAGGATGGCCCTTGCCATAGCCGACAGGGCTTATGTGCTGGAGACCGGAAAGATCACGATCAGCGGAAAAGCCAGGGACCTTCTGCAGGATGAGCGTATCCGCAGGGCATATCTGGGGCAGTGA
- a CDS encoding cytidylate kinase-like family protein — translation MEEKHVAICITRTCGAGGTEIGKMIADQFGISLYDRRLLQLASDDSGINEKLFAAADTDTRKTLLYRVSKAVYTGQVIPPESGNFTSDKNLFEYQAKVLHGLIERESFVVLGRAADYVLADTGRAAAIYITAGPEACLAREKERLQSGTFEASRRIHDLNRYRSDYYRYHTGRRWRDASNYDLCLRTDKLGYQGAVDLIRDYIKIRFGVTFGA, via the coding sequence ATGGAAGAGAAACACGTAGCGATCTGTATCACAAGAACCTGCGGGGCAGGCGGAACTGAGATTGGGAAGATGATCGCGGACCAGTTCGGGATCAGTCTTTATGACCGCAGGCTTCTGCAGCTGGCTTCTGATGATTCGGGAATCAATGAAAAGCTCTTCGCGGCGGCGGATACCGATACCAGGAAGACTTTGCTTTACCGGGTCTCGAAGGCTGTCTACACCGGACAGGTGATCCCTCCCGAGAGCGGGAACTTCACCTCGGACAAGAATCTGTTCGAGTACCAGGCAAAGGTCCTCCACGGCCTGATCGAGAGGGAGAGCTTTGTCGTGCTGGGCAGGGCAGCAGACTATGTGCTTGCCGACACCGGGAGAGCGGCCGCGATCTATATCACTGCCGGTCCGGAGGCATGCCTTGCCAGAGAGAAAGAAAGACTTCAGTCCGGAACGTTCGAGGCCAGCAGAAGGATCCATGATCTCAACCGCTACAGGAGTGACTATTACCGCTATCACACCGGCAGACGCTGGAGGGATGCGAGCAATTACGATCTCTGCCTGAGAACGGACAAGCTGGGATACCAGGGGGCAGTGGACCTGATCCGCGACTATATAAAGATCCGCTTCGGGGTCACCTTCGGAGCATGA
- a CDS encoding ArsR/SmtB family transcription factor, producing MSRVMYDETAISHLILDVSEDELCDLAELFKVFGDSTRIKILYDLIRGEKNVTEICDDLDMNQSAISHQLKILRTSKLIGSRRDGKAMIYFLADDHVKTIIAMGKEHIEED from the coding sequence ATGTCCCGGGTGATGTATGACGAGACGGCGATCAGCCACCTGATACTGGATGTCTCGGAGGATGAGCTGTGCGATCTGGCGGAGCTTTTCAAGGTCTTCGGGGACTCGACCAGGATAAAGATCCTCTATGACCTGATCCGGGGAGAGAAGAATGTCACGGAGATCTGCGACGATCTGGATATGAACCAGTCCGCCATCTCCCATCAGCTGAAGATCCTCAGGACGTCCAAGCTGATCGGATCCAGACGGGATGGAAAGGCCATGATCTATTTTCTGGCCGACGATCATGTAAAGACCATCATTGCGATGGGCAAGGAACATATTGAGGAAGACTGA
- a CDS encoding cation transporter, with the protein MKKKFKCEIDCANCAAKVEEAVRRIDGVRDAKVNFMTQKFTLDADDDRFEGILDEAIRTGRKIEPEFSVER; encoded by the coding sequence ATGAAGAAGAAGTTCAAGTGCGAGATCGACTGTGCAAACTGTGCCGCCAAGGTGGAGGAAGCGGTCCGCAGGATCGATGGCGTCAGGGATGCCAAGGTCAATTTCATGACGCAGAAGTTTACGCTGGATGCGGATGATGACCGTTTCGAAGGGATTCTGGACGAGGCCATCAGAACAGGAAGGAAGATCGAGCCGGAATTCAGCGTGGAGAGGTAA
- a CDS encoding heavy metal translocating P-type ATPase, protein MTGKQKKELRKILAAGCIFIVLMVLEHTGICPAVFENRWISLCLYMVPYLLCGFPVIRKGILGIVHRQMFDESFLMLVATAGAIVTGENSEAAAVMLFYQVGEWFQSYAVGKSRQSISDLMDIAPEYANLEHEDGTVETVDPDDVEAGDILVIKPGERIPVDGTVLTGESLVDTAALTGESVPRSMKAGDQIISGCINGEGLLRIRASKAFEDSTVSRILELVENASEKKSRTETFITRFARVYTPAVVFAALALAIIGGAASGSWMTWIYRACTFLVISCPCAMVISVPLAFFGGIGAAGKNGVLVKGSNYLEQLAMLDTVVSDKTGTLTRGNFKVTSVLPAEGVTKEELLKKAAMAEGMSTHPIAVSIRRELESEIPGLTLNVYDVTDTDVITGQGLSAVVSGRKIYVGNARLMERLGITGLPDPDPAATVCYVAEENKFLGTILIRDEAKPEAEKAVAGMKAEGVRRFVMLTGDRKAVADAVGAEIGADLVYSELLPQDKVARVEELLSGLDTKKQKLAFVGDGINDAPVLTRSDVGIAMGSMGSDAAIEAADVVIMDDDLTRIPAVVRIAGKTVAIARQNVVFALFVKILVLILGALGFANMWAAVFADVGVAVLCILNSMRLLTIRKTI, encoded by the coding sequence ATGACAGGAAAGCAGAAGAAAGAACTGAGAAAGATCCTGGCGGCAGGATGCATATTCATCGTGTTAATGGTGCTGGAGCATACAGGGATCTGCCCGGCTGTGTTTGAGAATCGGTGGATCAGCCTCTGTCTCTATATGGTCCCATACCTGCTGTGCGGCTTTCCGGTCATCCGGAAGGGGATCCTTGGCATCGTCCATCGCCAGATGTTCGATGAATCCTTCCTCATGCTGGTTGCGACTGCCGGCGCCATAGTGACGGGAGAGAATTCCGAGGCAGCCGCCGTCATGCTCTTTTATCAGGTCGGCGAGTGGTTCCAGAGTTATGCCGTGGGAAAGTCCAGACAGTCCATATCGGACCTTATGGACATAGCGCCGGAGTATGCCAATCTGGAGCATGAGGACGGCACAGTCGAGACGGTCGATCCGGACGATGTTGAGGCAGGCGATATCCTTGTTATTAAACCGGGTGAAAGGATCCCGGTGGACGGAACCGTCCTGACCGGGGAGAGTCTGGTCGATACGGCAGCTTTGACCGGGGAATCTGTTCCACGGAGCATGAAGGCCGGGGACCAGATCATCTCCGGCTGCATCAATGGGGAAGGCCTTCTCCGTATCCGGGCGTCCAAGGCATTCGAGGATTCTACCGTCTCCAGAATCCTTGAACTCGTGGAGAATGCTTCCGAGAAGAAGTCAAGGACGGAGACTTTTATTACCCGCTTCGCCCGTGTCTATACTCCGGCAGTCGTCTTTGCCGCCCTGGCCCTTGCCATCATCGGCGGAGCCGCATCCGGAAGCTGGATGACCTGGATCTACAGGGCGTGTACCTTCCTCGTCATATCCTGTCCGTGCGCCATGGTCATCTCCGTTCCGCTTGCTTTTTTCGGGGGAATCGGAGCAGCCGGCAAGAATGGAGTCCTCGTAAAGGGATCCAACTATCTTGAGCAGCTTGCCATGCTTGATACAGTCGTCTCCGACAAGACAGGGACATTGACACGAGGAAACTTCAAGGTCACATCCGTGCTGCCGGCAGAGGGCGTGACGAAAGAAGAGCTTCTGAAAAAAGCAGCCATGGCCGAGGGAATGTCGACTCATCCCATCGCGGTCTCCATCCGCAGGGAGCTTGAGTCGGAGATCCCGGGTCTTACACTTAATGTATATGATGTTACGGATACTGACGTGATCACGGGCCAGGGTCTTTCCGCAGTCGTTTCCGGCAGAAAGATCTACGTGGGCAATGCCCGCCTGATGGAAAGGCTGGGTATAACCGGTCTGCCGGACCCTGATCCTGCCGCAACGGTCTGTTATGTGGCGGAGGAGAATAAATTTCTTGGCACCATACTGATCCGCGATGAGGCCAAGCCGGAAGCGGAGAAGGCTGTCGCGGGCATGAAGGCGGAGGGCGTCCGCAGGTTCGTCATGCTTACAGGGGACAGAAAAGCAGTGGCGGATGCGGTCGGAGCCGAGATCGGAGCTGACCTTGTCTATTCAGAGCTTCTGCCTCAGGATAAGGTGGCAAGGGTCGAGGAACTACTGTCAGGCCTTGATACAAAGAAGCAGAAGCTTGCCTTTGTCGGCGACGGCATCAACGACGCTCCGGTCCTCACCAGGTCCGACGTCGGCATAGCCATGGGTTCCATGGGCTCGGACGCTGCCATAGAGGCGGCGGACGTCGTCATTATGGATGACGACCTGACCCGGATTCCCGCTGTGGTCCGGATCGCGGGAAAGACTGTAGCCATCGCTCGCCAGAATGTTGTCTTCGCTCTCTTCGTCAAGATCCTGGTCCTTATTCTCGGTGCGCTGGGCTTTGCCAATATGTGGGCGGCCGTCTTTGCAGACGTCGGCGTCGCGGTCCTGTGCATCCTCAACTCCATGCGCCTTCTGACCATCCGGAAGACCATCTGA
- a CDS encoding TetR/AcrR family transcriptional regulator, whose protein sequence is MRRQTTKELLAASFLELAQKKPIDKITITQITDNCGMSQPTFYHHFRDKYDLISFIHSENLSRIIAEAAEDRGGWKKASADCARYYKANRVYILNACNAPGIRETYIMNIERINEKFIGDAVRKKTEGGEISKVLDNCIKVYCYGNLLFLFDWLSGKTDLSEDEIAEIWDKSLPDPLRPYMAD, encoded by the coding sequence ATGCGCAGACAGACGACGAAAGAACTTCTTGCCGCGTCTTTTCTGGAGCTTGCCCAGAAAAAACCGATCGATAAGATCACGATCACACAGATCACCGATAACTGTGGAATGTCCCAGCCGACATTCTATCATCACTTCCGCGATAAGTATGATCTGATCTCTTTTATCCATTCCGAGAATCTCAGCAGGATCATAGCCGAAGCTGCGGAGGATAGGGGCGGATGGAAAAAAGCATCTGCGGACTGCGCAAGATATTATAAGGCCAACCGTGTATATATTCTGAATGCCTGTAATGCTCCGGGAATCCGTGAGACCTATATCATGAATATTGAAAGAATCAACGAAAAGTTTATCGGGGATGCTGTCAGAAAGAAAACAGAGGGCGGCGAGATCTCCAAGGTCCTGGATAACTGCATCAAGGTTTACTGCTATGGCAATCTGCTTTTTCTGTTCGACTGGCTGAGCGGAAAGACAGACCTTTCCGAAGATGAGATTGCGGAAATCTGGGACAAAAGTCTCCCTGACCCGCTGAGACCATATATGGCAGACTGA
- a CDS encoding alpha/beta hydrolase: protein MDCPDFSLLFAMIPDWNHDLSPWDCPPVFKKGDAFTGGADAYLDQLTGQIIPEAAEKAGLAPAWYGIAGYSLAGLFAVYSLYRTDLFSRAASMSGSLWFPGFPEYAESHELLRRPEKMYFSLGDREDRTRNELMRKVRVNMEELARCYQTLGIDTTCEMNPGNHFMDPEKRIAKGIRALLA, encoded by the coding sequence TTGGATTGTCCGGACTTTTCTCTGCTTTTCGCCATGATTCCGGACTGGAATCATGACCTGTCCCCGTGGGACTGCCCTCCTGTCTTTAAGAAAGGGGATGCATTCACAGGAGGCGCTGACGCTTACCTGGATCAGCTGACAGGTCAGATCATTCCGGAGGCTGCAGAAAAGGCAGGGCTTGCCCCTGCCTGGTACGGTATCGCCGGATATTCTCTGGCCGGCCTTTTCGCAGTCTATTCGCTCTACCGGACAGATCTGTTCTCACGGGCAGCCAGCATGTCCGGCTCCCTGTGGTTTCCCGGCTTTCCGGAATATGCTGAGAGCCATGAGCTGCTGCGCCGCCCGGAAAAGATGTATTTTTCGCTTGGCGACCGGGAAGACCGCACAAGAAATGAACTGATGCGGAAGGTCCGTGTCAATATGGAGGAACTTGCCCGCTGCTATCAGACGCTGGGCATCGACACCACCTGCGAGATGAATCCGGGAAACCATTTCATGGATCCGGAGAAGCGGATCGCCAAAGGGATCCGCGCCCTCCTCGCCTGA
- a CDS encoding DUF554 domain-containing protein translates to MPGLGTLANVLAIIFGGIIGVLFGKKIPGRVQETIQTGNAVAVLFIGIGGTLQHMLVLKDGTFSAAGTMMMIFSMAIGGVIGEWMNIDRRMKQFGVWLKEKTGNAKDTQFVDGFVVSSLTVCIGAMAIVGSIQDGIHGDHSVLFAKAILDMIIVMVFATTKGKGCIFSAIPVGILQGSVTLLARLISPYITDTAMSNLSYVGSILIFCVGLNLLFDRKIRVANMLPALIVAAVWR, encoded by the coding sequence ATGCCAGGTCTGGGCACATTAGCCAACGTACTTGCGATCATCTTTGGCGGTATCATCGGAGTCCTCTTCGGAAAGAAGATCCCCGGGAGAGTTCAGGAGACGATTCAGACAGGAAATGCGGTAGCGGTCCTGTTCATCGGGATCGGGGGAACTCTGCAGCACATGCTGGTGCTGAAGGACGGTACATTCTCTGCCGCGGGAACGATGATGATGATCTTTTCGATGGCTATCGGAGGTGTCATCGGAGAGTGGATGAACATCGACCGGAGAATGAAGCAGTTCGGCGTATGGCTTAAGGAGAAGACCGGCAATGCTAAAGACACGCAGTTTGTCGATGGCTTCGTCGTATCTTCCCTGACGGTCTGCATCGGAGCCATGGCGATCGTCGGATCCATCCAGGATGGAATCCACGGCGACCATTCCGTCCTGTTTGCCAAGGCAATCCTCGATATGATCATCGTCATGGTGTTTGCGACCACAAAGGGGAAAGGGTGCATCTTTTCCGCAATTCCTGTCGGAATCCTGCAGGGAAGTGTGACTCTTCTCGCAAGACTCATCAGCCCTTACATCACGGACACTGCGATGAGCAACCTGTCCTATGTCGGATCGATCCTGATCTTCTGTGTAGGACTGAACCTGCTCTTTGACCGGAAGATCAGAGTGGCGAACATGCTGCCGGCGCTGATCGTAGCGGCCGTGTGGAGATGA